Proteins encoded together in one Papaver somniferum cultivar HN1 unplaced genomic scaffold, ASM357369v1 unplaced-scaffold_119, whole genome shotgun sequence window:
- the LOC113330785 gene encoding uncharacterized protein LOC113330785: MKTDHKKTQQATLERDSAVKEKLMKTAWKCISAWMTENSVSFNTVRCPSFKEMIYAIGDYGKAMPPPSYHQIRTNLFKDRLVEMKKFVDTFREHWKRFGCSIMSDGWTDGKKRHLINFLVNCPKGTVFLKSVDASNRTNDADFIRGLVKEVINDVGEENIVQFITDNGSNFKKAGKDLMLEYPNMFWTPCGAHCVQLMLEELGGKLPRIKTAVILGKRLVTYIYAHFQVLSLMREMIGGELHRSTKTRFATQYYTLESLAKYKTHLQIMFVNDKWLKMRFAKETMGINVLKIVTSSTFWEDVDYSCRVLRPLVKVVRLVDIERKPTMPCFYEAMRIAREKLEENFSQDDSTWAVIKAIFDKRWKNNFNHALHCAAYYLNPSIFYKVPAHLMDNDLKYIEIKRGLHTAMQRLIPNEEDLEKATTELRDYSDANGILGTPVCKKRRYKDQPHDWWITYGGIDTPNLQKFAIRVLSLTCSASPCERNWSTFQNLHSKKRNRIKQQKLNDSVFIQYNKKLERRYKEISQYNDDPKAHDPIFLDEHDDNDEWLALENLDDLVVQGDNVILDDLQDIVGEKGMQVVGKSACISRRKSTYPTDSEYSGYDTDDLMLDSNYGLLGGDDGATEDYDIYDESNDFD, from the exons ATGAAGACAGACCACAAAAAAACTCAACAGGCCACTCTTGAAAGAGACTCAGCTGTGAAAGAGAAGTTAATGAAGACTGCATGGAAATGCATTTCAGCTTGGATGACTGAGAATTCAGTATCATTTAACACTGTTCGTTGCCCAAGTTTCAAAGAAATGATATATGCAATAGGCGACTATGGGAAAG CTATGCCCCCACCATCTTACCATCAGATTCGTACGAATCTTTTCAAGGACCGGTTAGTAGAAATGAAGAAATTTGTTGATACATTTAGGGAACATTGGAAGAGGTTTGGATGTTCTATCATGTCTGATGGCTGGACAGATGGGAAAAAGCGACATCTTATTAACTTTTTGGTGAATTGTCCGAAAGGGACAGTTTTTTTGAAGTCTGTGGATGCGTCAAACAGAACCAATGATGCTGATTTTATACGTGGGCTTGTAAAGGAGGTAATTAACGATGTTGGGGAAGAAAATATAGTTCAGTTCATTACCGATAATGGTTCAAATTTTAAAAAGGCAGGGAAAGATTTAATGCTTGAATACCCAAATATGTTTTGGACTCCTTGTGGTGCTCATTGTGTTCAGTTGATGCTAGAAGAACTTGGTGGCAAGCTTCCACGAATCAAGACAGCCGTCATTCTAGGTAAGAGACTCGTTACATATATTTATGCTCATTTTCAAGTATTAAGCTTAATGAGGGAGATGATCGGTGGTGAATTACATAGGTCTACAAAGACTAGATTTGCAACTCAGTACTACACACTAGAAAGTCTTGCAAAGTATAAAACCcatttgcaaataatgtttgtgaatgataagtGGTTGAAAATGAGGTTTGCAAAAGAAACTATGGGAATTAATGTACTTAAAATTGTCACAAGCAGTACATTTTGGGAAGATGTTGATTATTCTTGTAGAGTGCTAAGGCCTTTGGTTAAGGTTGTAAGGTTAGTGGATATCGAGCGCAAACCTACAATGCCTTGTTTTTATGAAGCAATGAGGATAGCAAGGGAGAAACTCgaggagaatttcagtcaagatgatagTACTTGGGCTGTAATTAAGGCTATCTTTGAtaaaagatggaagaataactTCAATCATGCTCTACATTGTGCTGCATATTATTTAAATCCTTCCATATTCTACAAAGTCCCTGCTCATCTAATGGATAATGATCTTAAGTACATAGAAATCAAAAGGGGACTTCATACAGCAATGCAAAGGCTTATTCCCAATGAAGAAGATCTTGAGAAAGCTACAACTGAATTGAGAGACTACAGTGATGCTAACGGGATCTTGGGAACTCCGGTTTGCAAAAAaagaagatataaagatcaacCTC ATGATTGGTGGATTACATATGGAGGAATCGATACCCCAAACCTACAAAAATTTGCAATAAGGGTATTGAGTCTTACTTGTTCTGCTTCCCCGTGTGAGCGAAACTGGAGCACATTTCAGAAT TTGCATTCAAAGAAGCGAAATCGCATAAAGCAACAAAAATTGAATGATAGCGTCTTTATTCAATACAACAAGAAATTGGAACGTCGATACAAAGAAATCAGTCAATATAATGATGATCCGAAAGCTCATGATCCCATTTTTCTGGATGAGCATGATGACAATGATGAATGGTTGGCTTTAGAGAATTTGGATGACTTGGTTGTACAAGGAGATAATGTTATtttggatgatttgcaagatattGTTGGTGAAAAAGGTATGCAAGTTGTTGGTAAAAGTGCTTGTATCTCCCGACGCAAATCTACTTATCCAACTGACTCTGAATATAGTGGATATGATACTGATGACTTGATGTTGGACTCTAATTATGGACTACTTGGTGGAGATGATGGAGCTACGGAAGATTATGATATCTATGATGAATcgaatgattttgattaa